From a single Lolium rigidum isolate FL_2022 chromosome 7, APGP_CSIRO_Lrig_0.1, whole genome shotgun sequence genomic region:
- the LOC124674539 gene encoding O-glucosyltransferase rumi-like, protein MQTAAKADRLTRSLAAPFLAVNRGVFVFVAAIVASALVSAYWISAASCKLQVAPVIPIATIAVAQNAASARSPEPALSSARFTSLGANRTPSEPAGLAPLPQRQPPAPACPAYFRWIHEDLRPWRATGITRETLDGAHRYGPKFRVTVIAGRLYVARYGRCFQTRAVFTQWGILQLLRRHAGRVPDLDLMFDCQDLPVVNAADHAPPPVFRYCGSEPTLDIAFPDWSFWGWPELNIKPWDALRREIGEGNAALHWTRRAPYAFLKGNPTVGTVRWELLKCNVSRERDWKARIYAQDWREQVRDGFRESDLAKQCTHSCHDSANVTRTGPAQEMDRPCN, encoded by the exons ATGCAGACTGCGGCGAAGGCTGATCGGCTCACTCGGAGCCTGGCCGCTCCCTTTCTGGCTGTGAACCGCGGCGTGTTCGTCTTCGTCGCCGCGATTGTCGCGAGCGCTCTCGTCTCCGCCTACTGGATATCTGCCG CATCATGCAAACTACAGGTTGCTCCAGTCATTCCTATCGCCACTATAGCCGTAGCTCAAAACGCTGCAAGTGCAAGGAGTCCGGAGCCGGCGCTGAGTTCTGCCCGCTTCACCAGTCTAGGCGCAAACCGGACACCGTCCGAACCTGCCGGTTTGGCGCCCCTTCCTCAGAGACAGCCACCAGCTCCGGCCTGCCCGGCCTACTTCCGGTGGATCCACGAGGACCTGCGGCCATGGCGAGCCACGGGGATTACGCGCGAGACGTTGGACGGCGCCCACCGATACGGGCCGAAGTTCCGGGTCACGGTGATCGCCGGgcgcctctacgtggcgcgctacGGCCGGTGCTTCCAGACGCGCGCCGTGTTCACGCAGTGGGGCATCCTGCAGCTGCTCCGACGCCACGCCGGCCGCGTCCCCGACCTCGACCTCATGTTCGACTGCCAAGACCTGCCGGTCGTGAACGCCGCcgaccacgcgccgccgccggtgtTCCGGTACTGCGGCAGCGAGCCCAcgctggacatcgccttccctgacTGGTCCTTCTGGGGCTG GCCGGAGCTCAACATAAAGCCATGGGACGCACTGAGACGGGAGATCGGTGAAGGGAATGCCGCTCTGCACTGGACGCGCAGAGCGCCGTACGCGTTCTTGAAGGGTAACCCGACGGTGGGCACGGTGCGCTGGGAGCTCCTCAAATGCAATGTGTCCCGCGAGCGCGACTGGAAGGCGCGGATCTATGCTCAG GACTGGAGGGAGCAGGTACGCGACGGGTTCAGGGAATCGGACTTGGCCAAGCAATGCACACACAG CTGTCACGATTCGGCCAACGTAACGAGAACGGGCCCCGCACAGGAGATGGACCGTCCCTGTAATTAA